The Salinicoccus roseus DNA segment CTGAATGGCTTCTTGCCGCCACCGCTGACTGCGGAACGGTTTTTTACTGAGTGTGTACCGCGGCGCAGTGACGCGCGTTGCAGGTTCACAGCCTCAAACAGCACATGCTGGTTTGGCTCGATGCCAAAGATATCCTGGTTAAGTTCTATAGAATTAACTTTGCTTCCTTCTTTAGTTAATACATCTACGCTTGCCATGTGTTAAATCCTCCCTTCCTAAATTGCTATTATTTAACACTATTTTTAATTGCTGATGCGATTTTTACATATCCTTTACGTGGGCCAGGAACGTTGCCTTTTACAAGGATCACGTTGCGCTCAGCGTCCACTTTTACGATTTCAAGATTCTGCAATGTGACAGTTTCTCCGCCCATGCGTCCCGGCAATGCTTTGCCTTTGAATACGCGGGATGGGTCGGCACCCTGCCCCATTGAACCAGGTCTTCTGTGGTAACGGGAACCGTGGGACATAGGTCCGCGGCTCTGGTTGTGGCGCTTGATTGCACCCTGGAAACCTTTACCTTTGGATGTTGCCGTCACGTCCACCAAGTCGCCTGCTTCAAATGTATCTACAGTGACTTCTTGACCGACTTCGAATTCATCTGCTGCGAGATTTTTGAATTCGCGTACGAAGCGCTTAGGAGCTTTGCCGGATGCTTTTGCATGGCCGGTTTCAGCCTTGTTTGCGTATTTGTTTGTTCTTGCACCTTCAAAGAACTCACGTTTGTCGTCGAAACCGATTTGTACTGCACTGTATCCATCAGTTTCTTCCGTCTTCTTCTGCAGCACTACGTTGCCCGCTGCTTCTACTACTGTTACAGGGATGAGCTCGCCGTTTTCTCCGAAAACTTGAGTCATTCCCACTTTTTTACCTAAGATTCCTTTGGTCATCGAAAGTCGCACCTCCTGCTATAATTTATAATTTGATTTCGATGTCCACACCAGATGGCAGGTTGAGTCCCATGAGGGCATCTACCGTTTTCGGTGTAGGGTTTACAATGTCGATAAGACGTTTGTGCGTACGCTGTTCAAATTGTTCACGGGAATCCTTGTACTTGTGTACCGCACGGATGATCGTGTAAACAGTCTTCTCTGTTGGAAGTGGGATCGGGCCGGAAACATCCGCACCAGAACGCTTTGCTGTTTCAACAATTTTCTCTGCTGATTGATCCAATACTCTGTGATCGTACGCTTTCAAACGAATACGAATTTTTTGTTTTGCCATTATTTAACCTCCTTTTGGTCGTCATCATTGATTGATAGACTTCTCCACGAAAATTCTCTTGCACGCTGCCATGGCAAAGCGGCCGGGCGTGTCAGTAACCTCTCGCTTCATCGATTCAAAACGCGCACCCCTTTATGTAAGGCGGTGTGTTTTTATATATGGACGGTAGACCATCCATTTCAGTCCAACGTTAGATATATTACACGAAAAAAGTGAAAAAATCAATAGGTTGCCCAAGATTTTTTCACTTTTCCCCGAAGGACTTGCAATACGGTGTCCTATTATACAGTTTTCAGTTACAAATTACAAGGTGTTATTTATTCCGTCATGAAGATGAAATATAATATGAAGACTACAAAGAGGCCATACATTATCGGATGGATCTCTTTTCTTCTTCCTGCCATGATCATCGTGATCGGATAGAATACGAAGCCGATTGCAATACCTGTCGCGATACTGTACGTCAGCGGCATCATGAACATGGTCAGAAATGCCGGAACCGCCACTTCGAACTGGTCCCATCTCACTTTGGACAGGTTTGATACCATCAGGGCTCCAACGATGATCAGTGCTGGAGCCGTCACCTCGGAGGTGAAAGTCACGATGAGCGGTGACAGGAAGATGGCCGACAGGAACAGCACGCCTGTTACGACGCTTGCAAAGCCTGTCCTGGCACCTGCTGCAACACCGGCGGTGGATTCCACATACGAGGTGGTGGTCGAAGTGCCAAAAATAGCCCCTGCTATCGTCGCAATGGAGTCGGAAAGCAGTGCCCGTCCGCCTCTTGGCAATTTATTATCCTTGATCAGGTTGGCCTGGCTGGCAACACCGACAAGTGTGCCCGCTGTATCGAAGAAGTCGACGAACAGGAAGGTCAGCACAACAATCAGGAATTGGATGTTGAATATTTCCGAAGGATTCGAGAACGCCTCGAATGCGGCACCGAAGGTAGGCTCCATGCTCGGCACTGAACCGAAGAAGCTTTCCGGCCGCGGCACCAGACCGAACAGCAGTCCGAGGATTGCAGTAATGATCATACCGAAGAAGATAGCTCCCGGGACTTTTCTTGCCATCAGTACGGCTGTGATGAAAAGCCCTCCTACGGCGAGCAGCACCTTTGGATCATGCAGAACACCCAGACCGACGAGTGTCGCATCGTTTGTAACGATGATGCCTGCACCCTGCAGGCCGACGAAGGTGATGAAGAAGCCGATCCCGGCACTGACCGCCATCTTCATCTCCATTGGTATCGAGTTGATGACATATTCCCTCAGACCACTGATGGTCAGAATGGCGAATATCACTCCGGAGAACAGCACACCGGTCAGTGCGGTCTGCCATGGAATGCCCATGGTCAGAACAACGGTAAAAGCGAAGAATGCATTCAGGCCCATGCCAGGCGCAAGCGCTATCGGATATCTGGCATAGAGCCCCATGATCAGGCAGCCGATGAAGGCAGCCAGTGCTGTTGCCACGAATACGGCGTCCATGTCCATCCGCATTGATTCGGGTATACCTTCTATCCCCTGAAGGGAGAGCACAGAAGGGTTGACGGCGAGTATGTATGCCATGGATAGGAATGTCGTCAACCCCCCGATGGTTTCACGTCGATAATTGGTACCGTGATCCTCAAAGCCAAAAAACTT contains these protein-coding regions:
- the rpsJ gene encoding 30S ribosomal protein S10, yielding MAKQKIRIRLKAYDHRVLDQSAEKIVETAKRSGADVSGPIPLPTEKTVYTIIRAVHKYKDSREQFEQRTHKRLIDIVNPTPKTVDALMGLNLPSGVDIEIKL
- the rplC gene encoding 50S ribosomal protein L3, whose translation is MTKGILGKKVGMTQVFGENGELIPVTVVEAAGNVVLQKKTEETDGYSAVQIGFDDKREFFEGARTNKYANKAETGHAKASGKAPKRFVREFKNLAADEFEVGQEVTVDTFEAGDLVDVTATSKGKGFQGAIKRHNQSRGPMSHGSRYHRRPGSMGQGADPSRVFKGKALPGRMGGETVTLQNLEIVKVDAERNVILVKGNVPGPRKGYVKIASAIKNSVK
- a CDS encoding NCS2 family permease — its product is MKKFFGFEDHGTNYRRETIGGLTTFLSMAYILAVNPSVLSLQGIEGIPESMRMDMDAVFVATALAAFIGCLIMGLYARYPIALAPGMGLNAFFAFTVVLTMGIPWQTALTGVLFSGVIFAILTISGLREYVINSIPMEMKMAVSAGIGFFITFVGLQGAGIIVTNDATLVGLGVLHDPKVLLAVGGLFITAVLMARKVPGAIFFGMIITAILGLLFGLVPRPESFFGSVPSMEPTFGAAFEAFSNPSEIFNIQFLIVVLTFLFVDFFDTAGTLVGVASQANLIKDNKLPRGGRALLSDSIATIAGAIFGTSTTTSYVESTAGVAAGARTGFASVVTGVLFLSAIFLSPLIVTFTSEVTAPALIIVGALMVSNLSKVRWDQFEVAVPAFLTMFMMPLTYSIATGIAIGFVFYPITMIMAGRRKEIHPIMYGLFVVFILYFIFMTE